A single region of the Plantactinospora soyae genome encodes:
- a CDS encoding WD40 repeat domain-containing protein — MRRVLSTVLVASGVLGSSLGLVGLSLGFGADAASAAAGKKVCTIADERMTELSGLVATSGGYVAVNDGSEDPDRERVFVLDSKCKIKKAVQYASSPRDPEDLAISPDGRTVWIADIGDNGTERRPNVVLWSMPVAGTSKPALHRLTFPGNKRHDAEALLIGADGVPLIITKTTGKAEIFRPAAALEKGSSEGVALAKAGEITLPKSTTANRFGPAGRLTITGAARSPDGTRIALRTYADAFEWDVKDNDIVKTLTSGTPRMTALADPFGEAIAYTPDGKTFLTVSDVDSIDEETDVTILSYVPAKVVAAAAADGEAGGTKKAGGSWTDSLTLDDITYLIAAVGVIGAVLVGLGIFGIVRARRRPREDGLGAAGPDGDDNDPRAGRGAAPGDDQDARRSGYDDGDGSNWGPPQSGGYGDGYRSDRPADDYEPAGRGRPAGGGVYGGKPAGGGGVYGGQPSGGGAGAGGGGVYGGGRPSGRPAGRPSGGGGGVYGGTPAAGGPPQGGRPGPIPAGRPRAGGGGGGGGGVYGGQPSGGHGGGRGGRPGPDEQQQRGGQRGGPPRNGQGPGPRGGQYGQPRQRSGGHPDDYDYR, encoded by the coding sequence ATGCGGCGAGTCCTCTCTACCGTGCTGGTTGCCTCCGGCGTGCTCGGGTCGAGCCTTGGCCTGGTCGGGCTTAGCCTCGGCTTCGGAGCTGACGCGGCCTCCGCCGCTGCCGGCAAGAAGGTCTGCACGATTGCCGACGAGCGGATGACCGAGCTCTCGGGCCTGGTCGCCACCTCGGGCGGTTACGTGGCGGTCAACGACGGCAGCGAGGATCCCGACCGCGAGCGGGTCTTCGTGCTGGACAGCAAATGCAAGATCAAAAAGGCGGTCCAGTACGCCAGCAGCCCGCGCGACCCGGAGGATCTCGCGATCTCCCCGGACGGCAGAACGGTTTGGATCGCCGACATCGGCGACAACGGCACGGAGCGCCGACCCAACGTCGTGCTCTGGAGCATGCCGGTCGCCGGCACGTCCAAGCCGGCACTGCACCGGCTGACCTTCCCCGGAAACAAGCGTCACGACGCCGAGGCCCTGTTGATCGGGGCCGACGGCGTGCCGTTGATCATCACCAAGACGACCGGCAAGGCGGAGATCTTCCGGCCGGCCGCGGCACTGGAGAAGGGCAGCTCCGAAGGGGTGGCGCTGGCCAAGGCCGGCGAGATCACCCTGCCCAAGTCGACCACCGCCAACCGGTTCGGTCCGGCCGGTCGGCTGACCATCACCGGAGCGGCCCGCTCGCCGGACGGTACCCGGATCGCGCTGCGCACCTACGCGGACGCGTTCGAGTGGGACGTCAAGGACAACGACATCGTCAAGACGCTGACCAGCGGTACGCCCCGGATGACTGCGCTGGCGGACCCGTTCGGCGAGGCGATCGCGTACACCCCCGACGGCAAGACCTTCCTGACCGTCTCCGACGTCGACTCGATCGACGAGGAGACGGACGTGACGATCCTGAGCTACGTCCCGGCGAAGGTCGTGGCGGCGGCAGCGGCTGACGGGGAAGCGGGCGGAACGAAGAAGGCCGGGGGGTCGTGGACCGACTCGCTGACCCTGGACGACATCACCTATCTCATCGCCGCGGTCGGCGTCATCGGTGCCGTACTCGTGGGTCTCGGGATCTTCGGGATCGTGCGGGCCCGACGTCGCCCCCGGGAGGACGGGCTGGGTGCCGCCGGTCCGGACGGTGACGACAACGATCCGCGGGCCGGCCGGGGAGCCGCGCCCGGCGACGACCAGGACGCCCGCCGATCGGGGTACGACGACGGTGACGGGTCGAACTGGGGACCACCCCAGTCTGGCGGGTACGGCGACGGCTACCGCAGCGACCGACCCGCCGACGACTACGAGCCGGCCGGACGGGGCAGGCCCGCCGGTGGCGGCGTCTACGGCGGCAAGCCGGCCGGCGGCGGCGGGGTCTACGGCGGTCAGCCCTCCGGCGGTGGCGCTGGCGCTGGCGGTGGCGGCGTCTACGGCGGCGGTCGTCCTTCCGGGCGTCCCGCCGGACGTCCTTCCGGTGGTGGCGGTGGCGTGTACGGCGGAACTCCGGCCGCCGGTGGACCGCCCCAGGGCGGGCGACCTGGTCCGATTCCGGCCGGGCGACCCCGGGCCGGCGGCGGTGGAGGTGGCGGTGGCGGCGTCTACGGCGGTCAGCCGTCCGGTGGCCACGGCGGTGGCCGGGGTGGCCGCCCCGGACCGGACGAGCAGCAGCAGCGGGGTGGGCAGCGTGGTGGCCCGCCGCGGAACGGCCAGGGTCCCGGACCGCGCGGCGGCCAGTACGGTCAGCCCCGGCAACGGTCCGGTGGGCATCCCGACGACTACGACTACCGCTGA
- the miaA gene encoding tRNA (adenosine(37)-N6)-dimethylallyltransferase MiaA, with amino-acid sequence MTGRSDGPAPGRSGDATPARGRVVAIVGPTAAGKSGLSIELAQALGGEVVNADSMQLYRGMDIGTAKLTLAERAGVPHHLLDIWPVTEPASVAAYQALARAAVDDILARGRVPLLVGGSGLYVRAVLDEFAFPGTDPDVRARLEGELAEVGTAPLYARLRGADPTAAANILPSNGRRIVRALEVIELTGAPFTASLPRPTPWYDAVQLGVDLATTTLDERIAVRVDRMWAAGLVAETRSLVGQGLPTGRTASRALGYQQVLRLLDGELSEPEARADTIGATRRFVRRQRSWFRRDARINWLDADRDDLLGTALAALNRTD; translated from the coding sequence GTGACCGGCCGGAGCGACGGACCCGCTCCGGGGCGGAGTGGGGACGCCACCCCCGCCCGGGGCAGGGTGGTCGCGATCGTCGGTCCCACCGCCGCCGGCAAGTCGGGGCTGAGCATCGAGTTGGCGCAGGCCCTCGGCGGCGAGGTGGTCAACGCGGACTCGATGCAGCTCTACCGGGGCATGGACATCGGCACCGCCAAACTGACCCTGGCGGAGCGGGCCGGGGTGCCGCACCACCTGCTGGACATCTGGCCGGTGACCGAGCCGGCGAGCGTGGCGGCGTACCAGGCGCTGGCCCGGGCGGCGGTGGACGACATCCTGGCCCGGGGCCGGGTACCGCTGCTGGTCGGCGGTTCCGGGCTCTACGTACGGGCCGTACTCGACGAGTTCGCGTTCCCCGGCACCGATCCCGACGTACGGGCGCGGCTGGAAGGGGAACTGGCCGAGGTGGGTACGGCCCCGCTGTACGCCCGGTTGCGGGGCGCCGACCCGACGGCGGCGGCGAACATCCTGCCCAGCAACGGGCGGCGGATCGTCCGGGCCCTCGAGGTGATCGAGCTGACCGGGGCGCCGTTCACCGCGTCGCTGCCCCGGCCCACCCCCTGGTACGACGCCGTCCAGCTCGGCGTCGACCTGGCGACCACCACGTTGGACGAGCGGATCGCGGTACGGGTGGACCGGATGTGGGCCGCCGGACTCGTCGCGGAGACCCGGTCCCTGGTCGGCCAGGGGCTTCCCACCGGTCGTACGGCCAGTCGGGCGCTCGGCTACCAGCAGGTGCTGCGGCTGCTCGACGGCGAGTTGTCGGAGCCCGAGGCGCGGGCCGACACGATCGGGGCGACCCGCCGGTTCGTGCGCCGGCAGCGGTCCTGGTTCCGGCGGGACGCCCGGATCAACTGGTTGGACGCGGATCGGGACGATCTTCTCGGTACGGCACTCGCGGCGCTGAACCGTACGGACTGA
- the lexA gene encoding transcriptional repressor LexA: MSTDDRTSRQKPQKSGVPGTRASRRTAGPRARDGAPALRAVTPVVSAFPDLVTADLTARQRRILEFIRDWVERYGYPPSVREIGEAVGLVSPSSVAYQLKELERKGFLRRDPNRPRAVDVRPPSEMIDDETARAQRPTPAYVPLLGQIAAGGPILAEQAVEDIFPLPRELVGEGDVFMLQVKGDSMLDAAICDGDWVVVRQQPTANAGEIVAAMLDGEATVKTYRRRDGHVWLMPQNSAFDPIPGDDATIMGRVVAVLRRI, encoded by the coding sequence GTGTCGACCGACGACCGGACGAGCCGGCAGAAGCCCCAGAAGAGCGGCGTACCAGGCACCCGGGCCAGCCGACGCACGGCCGGGCCGCGGGCTCGGGACGGCGCGCCCGCCCTGCGGGCCGTGACCCCGGTGGTGAGCGCGTTCCCGGACCTGGTGACCGCGGACCTGACCGCCCGGCAACGGCGCATCCTGGAGTTCATCCGGGACTGGGTGGAGCGGTACGGCTACCCGCCGAGCGTCCGCGAGATCGGTGAGGCGGTCGGACTGGTCTCCCCGTCCAGCGTCGCCTACCAGCTCAAGGAGCTGGAGCGGAAGGGGTTCCTGCGGCGCGACCCCAACCGCCCGCGCGCGGTGGACGTGCGGCCGCCCAGCGAGATGATCGACGACGAGACCGCCCGTGCCCAGCGCCCCACCCCGGCGTACGTGCCGCTGCTCGGTCAGATCGCCGCCGGTGGCCCCATCCTCGCCGAGCAGGCCGTCGAGGACATCTTCCCGCTGCCCCGCGAACTGGTCGGCGAGGGCGACGTCTTCATGCTCCAGGTCAAGGGCGACTCGATGCTCGACGCGGCGATCTGTGACGGCGACTGGGTGGTCGTACGCCAGCAGCCGACGGCGAACGCGGGGGAGATCGTCGCGGCGATGCTCGACGGTGAGGCGACGGTGAAGACCTACCGGCGCCGCGACGGGCACGTCTGGCTGATGCCGCAGAACTCCGCCTTCGACCCGATCCCCGGGGACGACGCCACCATCATGGGCCGGGTCGTGGCGGTACTCCGCCGGATCTGA
- a CDS encoding NAD-dependent malic enzyme encodes MAITRLPSAGFSITIRISVTADASAIGRLTTCVGEAGAIVTALDVVDSDPTTVIVDLTCDTADATHADQVVEALTALDGVDVRKVSDRTFLLHLGGKIEVSPKVSLRNRDELSRAYTPGVARVCLAIAENPADARRLTIKRNTVAVVTDGSAVLGLGNIGPAAALPVMEGKAALFKRFGGVDAWPVVLDTQDPDEIVAIVRAIAPGYGGINLEDIAAPRCFEIENRLRELLDIPVFHDDQHGTAIVVLAALTNALRVVGKKLADVRVVVSGAGAAGTAIMKLLLRQGVGDIIAYDRQGALHRGLPDLNPAWQWLAENTNAEGFSGDLPAALRGADVFIGVSAPNLLSGDDIAAMAPDSIVFALANPDPEVDPREARKHAAVVATGRSDQPNQINNVLAFPGVFRGMLDAHAEEFTEEMAIAAARAIADAVGAEKLNPTVIVPSVFDPRVAPAVAAAVRAAAHAPTPPPAADPGPADLPEIAAEAAAPASPLSS; translated from the coding sequence GTGGCGATCACGCGACTGCCGAGTGCCGGATTCTCGATCACCATCCGGATCAGCGTGACGGCGGACGCCTCGGCCATCGGCCGACTCACCACCTGCGTCGGCGAGGCCGGCGCCATCGTCACCGCGCTCGACGTGGTCGACTCCGATCCCACCACGGTGATCGTCGACCTGACCTGTGACACCGCGGACGCGACCCACGCGGACCAGGTCGTGGAGGCGTTGACCGCGCTGGACGGGGTGGACGTCCGGAAGGTGTCCGACCGGACCTTCCTGCTCCACCTCGGCGGCAAGATCGAGGTGTCCCCGAAGGTGTCCCTGCGGAACCGGGACGAGCTGTCCCGCGCGTACACCCCCGGGGTGGCCCGGGTCTGTCTCGCGATCGCGGAGAACCCGGCCGACGCGCGGCGACTGACCATCAAGCGGAACACGGTGGCGGTGGTCACCGACGGCTCAGCGGTACTGGGCCTGGGCAACATCGGCCCGGCGGCGGCGCTTCCGGTGATGGAGGGCAAGGCCGCGCTCTTCAAGCGCTTTGGCGGGGTGGACGCCTGGCCGGTGGTGCTGGACACCCAGGACCCGGACGAGATCGTCGCCATCGTCCGGGCGATCGCCCCCGGGTACGGCGGGATCAACCTGGAGGACATCGCCGCGCCGCGCTGCTTCGAGATCGAGAACCGGCTGCGCGAACTGCTGGACATTCCGGTCTTCCACGACGACCAGCACGGCACCGCGATCGTGGTCCTGGCCGCGCTCACCAACGCGCTGCGCGTCGTGGGCAAGAAGCTCGCGGACGTCCGGGTGGTCGTCTCCGGGGCGGGCGCCGCCGGTACGGCGATCATGAAACTGCTGCTCCGTCAGGGCGTCGGCGACATCATCGCGTACGACCGCCAGGGCGCCCTGCACCGTGGGCTGCCCGATCTCAACCCCGCCTGGCAGTGGCTGGCCGAGAACACCAACGCGGAGGGCTTCTCCGGCGACCTGCCGGCGGCGCTGCGCGGCGCGGACGTCTTCATCGGGGTGAGCGCCCCCAACCTGCTCAGCGGTGACGACATCGCCGCCATGGCGCCGGACTCGATCGTCTTCGCGCTGGCCAACCCGGATCCGGAGGTGGACCCGCGCGAGGCGCGCAAGCACGCTGCCGTGGTCGCCACCGGTCGGTCGGACCAGCCGAACCAGATCAACAACGTGCTCGCCTTCCCCGGTGTCTTCCGGGGCATGCTCGACGCGCACGCCGAGGAGTTCACCGAGGAGATGGCGATCGCCGCCGCCCGGGCCATCGCGGACGCGGTCGGCGCCGAGAAGCTGAACCCGACGGTGATCGTGCCGAGCGTCTTCGACCCCCGGGTGGCCCCGGCGGTCGCGGCCGCGGTCCGGGCCGCCGCACACGCCCCGACTCCCCCGCCGGCCGCCGACCCGGGCCCGGCCGACCTGCCGGAGATCGCCGCCGAGGCCGCCGCACCGGCCAGCCCACTGTCGAGCTGA
- a CDS encoding class III extradiol dioxygenase subunit B-like domain-containing protein, with amino-acid sequence MIVPEVAGAAADELDDLRTACAEAIGRLLATEPDTVLVLGPGARTVRYGEADHGSLRPYGLDRTVALGPAGDPAGRPDLPLSLLVGAWLLHRAGAPGRRGGQSIAPDASVDECRRIGGDLVEGPDDRVALLVMGDGSACRGERSPGYDDPDAEPYDDAVAAALGKADGAALLGLDPELSARLRVAGRTPWQALAGAVDRTGLSWQGDLSYYAAPYGVSYFVANWMPVGSDRVPA; translated from the coding sequence ATGATCGTCCCCGAGGTCGCCGGTGCGGCGGCCGATGAACTGGATGATCTCCGTACCGCGTGTGCCGAGGCGATCGGCCGGCTGCTGGCGACGGAGCCGGACACCGTACTCGTCCTGGGCCCGGGGGCCCGGACCGTCCGGTACGGCGAGGCCGACCATGGCAGCCTGCGGCCGTACGGGCTGGACCGCACGGTGGCACTGGGTCCGGCCGGCGACCCGGCCGGCCGACCGGACCTTCCGCTCAGCCTGCTGGTCGGCGCCTGGCTGCTGCACCGGGCCGGTGCGCCAGGACGACGCGGCGGGCAGAGCATCGCGCCGGACGCCTCGGTGGACGAATGCCGGCGGATCGGCGGCGACCTCGTCGAGGGACCGGACGACCGGGTCGCGCTGCTGGTGATGGGCGACGGCTCGGCCTGCCGGGGCGAGAGGTCACCGGGGTACGACGATCCGGACGCCGAACCGTACGACGACGCGGTCGCCGCGGCCCTCGGCAAAGCCGACGGTGCGGCCCTGCTCGGGCTGGATCCGGAGTTGTCGGCGCGGTTGCGGGTCGCCGGCCGGACGCCGTGGCAGGCGCTGGCCGGTGCGGTGGACCGGACCGGACTGTCCTGGCAGGGCGACCTCTCGTACTACGCGGCGCCGTACGGGGTCAGCTACTTCGTCGCGAACTGGATGCCGGTCGGGTCGGACCGGGTGCCCGCGTGA
- a CDS encoding DUF349 domain-containing protein: protein MSDWTAFGRVDADGNVYVKTAEGERVVGSWQAGAPEEGLAHFARRFADLVTEVDLTEARLNSGAADPSGSLATIRRLRASLAEAHVVGDLDALATRLERLTTLAEGKAGEARAARETARAEAVTRKTSLVEEAEKLAAESTGWKTAGDRLKEILDEWKTIRGVDKKTDGELWKRFAAARDGFTRRRGAHFATLDAQRKQAQGAKEELVVEAESLADSTDWAATANRLRELMTQWKAAPRASKEAEERLWERFRGAQDAFFSRRSEVFSARDAEQRGNLDRKQALITEAEALDVEGDPRGAQAKLREIQGQWHEAGRVPREAAASLDRRLRAVDDKVRQAMDSAWRRTEPSANPLLTQMRDQVAEAEQRLERAKTAGDAKRIREAEQALTAKRRFLELAEQAS from the coding sequence ATGAGTGACTGGACTGCCTTTGGACGGGTGGATGCGGACGGCAACGTCTACGTCAAGACGGCCGAGGGCGAGCGCGTGGTCGGTTCCTGGCAGGCCGGAGCACCGGAAGAGGGCCTGGCTCACTTCGCCCGCCGTTTCGCCGATCTGGTCACCGAGGTCGATCTGACCGAGGCCCGGCTCAACTCCGGGGCCGCCGATCCGTCCGGCTCGCTCGCGACCATTCGCCGGTTGCGCGCCTCGCTGGCCGAGGCGCATGTGGTCGGTGACCTCGACGCGCTCGCGACCCGGCTGGAGCGGTTGACCACGCTGGCGGAGGGCAAGGCGGGCGAGGCGCGGGCCGCCCGGGAGACCGCCCGGGCCGAGGCGGTGACCCGGAAGACCTCGCTGGTCGAGGAGGCGGAGAAGTTGGCCGCCGAGTCGACCGGTTGGAAGACCGCTGGCGACCGGCTCAAGGAGATCCTCGACGAGTGGAAGACCATTCGCGGCGTCGACAAGAAGACCGACGGCGAGCTGTGGAAGCGGTTCGCCGCCGCCCGGGACGGCTTCACCCGTCGCCGGGGCGCGCACTTCGCCACCCTGGACGCCCAGCGCAAGCAGGCCCAGGGCGCCAAGGAGGAGCTGGTCGTCGAGGCCGAGTCGCTGGCCGACTCGACGGACTGGGCGGCGACCGCCAACCGGCTCCGGGAGCTGATGACACAGTGGAAGGCCGCGCCGCGTGCCTCGAAGGAGGCCGAGGAGCGGCTCTGGGAGCGGTTCCGTGGCGCCCAGGACGCCTTCTTCTCCCGGCGCAGCGAGGTCTTCTCGGCCCGGGACGCGGAGCAGCGCGGCAACCTGGACCGCAAGCAGGCCCTGATCACCGAGGCCGAGGCGCTGGACGTCGAGGGTGACCCGCGTGGCGCGCAGGCGAAGCTCCGGGAGATCCAGGGCCAGTGGCACGAGGCCGGCCGGGTGCCTCGCGAGGCGGCCGCCAGCCTGGACCGGCGGCTGCGCGCGGTGGACGACAAGGTCCGCCAGGCCATGGACTCGGCGTGGCGCCGGACCGAGCCGTCGGCCAACCCGCTGCTCACCCAGATGCGTGACCAGGTCGCCGAGGCCGAGCAGCGACTTGAGCGGGCCAAGACCGCCGGTGACGCCAAGCGGATCCGCGAGGCGGAGCAGGCCCTGACCGCCAAGCGGCGGTTCCTGGAGCTCGCCGAGCAGGCGAGCTGA
- the hflX gene encoding GTPase HflX gives MRDQESFVRLADEDLDAIVIGGDVTSGDVTSGEMELEDRQALRRVAGLSTELADVTEVEYRQLRLERVVLVGVWTDGSVTDAENSLTELAALAETAGSQVLEGLIQRRSRPDPATYIGRGKVDDLGSMVLSSGADTVICDGELSPSQLRNLEQRTKVKVVDRTALILDIFAQHAKSKEGKAQVELAQLEYLLPRLRGWGESLSRQAGGSGRGGGAGGGVGLRGPGETKLETDRRRIRIRISRLRREIKNMRTARYTKRARRTRSGVPGVAIAGYTNAGKSSLLNRLTNAGVLVEDSLFATLDPTTRRAYAADGRVYTLSDTVGFVRHLPHQIIEAFRSTLEEVADADLVLHVVDGAHPDPEEQVRAVREVLAEVGADKLPELLVVNKADAADEETLLRLKREWPEAIFVSARTGRGIDDARAAIEARLPRPAVEVRAVLPYDRGDLVARVHRQGEVLGTAHLPEGTKLHVRVDEALAAELAPYQEVAG, from the coding sequence TTGCGAGACCAGGAAAGCTTCGTTCGGCTGGCGGATGAGGACCTCGACGCCATCGTCATCGGCGGCGATGTCACCAGTGGCGATGTCACCAGCGGCGAGATGGAACTGGAGGACCGGCAGGCGCTCCGCCGGGTCGCGGGGCTGTCGACCGAGCTGGCGGACGTCACCGAGGTCGAGTACCGGCAGCTCCGGCTGGAACGTGTGGTTCTGGTCGGCGTCTGGACGGACGGCAGCGTGACCGACGCGGAGAACTCCCTGACCGAGCTCGCGGCGCTGGCCGAGACGGCCGGCTCGCAGGTGCTCGAAGGGCTGATCCAGCGTCGTAGCCGGCCCGACCCGGCCACCTACATCGGTCGCGGCAAGGTCGACGACCTCGGTTCCATGGTCCTCTCCTCCGGCGCCGACACGGTGATCTGCGACGGTGAGCTGTCCCCTTCCCAGCTACGCAACCTGGAGCAGCGCACCAAGGTCAAGGTCGTCGACCGGACGGCTCTGATCCTGGACATCTTCGCCCAGCACGCGAAGAGCAAGGAGGGCAAGGCCCAGGTCGAGCTGGCCCAGCTCGAATACCTGCTGCCCCGGCTGCGGGGTTGGGGTGAGAGCCTGTCCCGGCAGGCCGGCGGTAGCGGCCGGGGCGGCGGCGCGGGCGGCGGCGTCGGGCTGCGTGGCCCGGGTGAGACCAAGCTGGAGACCGACCGGCGTCGGATCCGGATCCGGATCTCCCGGCTGCGTCGCGAGATCAAGAACATGCGGACCGCGCGGTACACCAAGCGGGCCCGTCGGACCCGCAGCGGCGTACCGGGCGTGGCCATCGCCGGCTACACCAACGCGGGCAAGTCCAGCCTGCTCAACCGGCTCACCAACGCGGGTGTGCTGGTGGAGGACTCGCTCTTCGCCACCCTGGACCCGACGACCCGCCGGGCGTACGCCGCCGACGGTCGGGTCTACACCCTCTCCGACACCGTCGGGTTCGTCCGGCACCTGCCGCACCAGATCATCGAGGCGTTCCGCTCCACGCTGGAGGAGGTGGCCGACGCCGACCTCGTGCTGCACGTGGTGGATGGCGCGCACCCCGACCCGGAGGAGCAGGTGCGGGCGGTTCGGGAGGTGCTGGCCGAGGTCGGCGCCGACAAGCTGCCCGAGTTGCTGGTGGTCAACAAGGCCGACGCGGCGGACGAGGAGACCCTGCTCCGGCTCAAGCGGGAGTGGCCGGAGGCGATCTTCGTTTCGGCCCGTACCGGCCGGGGTATCGACGACGCGCGGGCGGCCATCGAGGCCCGGCTGCCCCGGCCGGCGGTCGAGGTGCGGGCGGTCCTGCCGTACGACCGGGGCGATCTTGTCGCCCGGGTGCACCGGCAGGGCGAGGTGCTCGGCACGGCACACCTGCCGGAGGGGACGAAACTGCACGTAAGGGTGGACGAGGCGCTCGCCGCGGAGTTGGCGCCGTACCAGGAGGTAGCGGGATGA
- a CDS encoding pectate lyase family protein, translating into MLVRRRRTALILTTAATTAALAGAGVVTAVSAHAAVGCSVSYSVASQWQGGFGANVTITNLGDPLNGWTLRWSYSAGQQVTQAWNSTVSQSGSQVTATNVGYNGNVGTNGTASFGFNGTWTSSNPAPTSFSVNDVTCTGGTAPTTPGPNPTTPRPTTPGPTTPPPTGPTVPPQTGLVGWATQNGGTSGGGSAASTTVTSASALTTAVGSSSAAVIRVSGTISCSGMLRVRSNKTILGVGSNATISGCGLNINGDRNVIIRNINFRGWDDDAINVQESATNIWIDHNSFTDGYDGAVDVKRASDFVTISWNRVYGHDKSMLLGHSDDNASQDNGHLRVSYHHNWFDGSGQRHPRVRFGNPVHVYNNYYNNVSGYGVASTENAGVLVEGNYFENTDDPYHLGEGDSGPGSLVARNNHFVNSGSGQTGGSVAGIPYSYQLDTASNVKSIVTGGAGTGRIGL; encoded by the coding sequence ATGCTCGTACGACGGCGCCGGACGGCGCTGATCCTCACCACTGCCGCCACCACTGCCGCGCTCGCCGGAGCCGGGGTCGTCACCGCGGTCTCCGCGCACGCCGCGGTCGGCTGTTCGGTCAGCTACTCGGTCGCCTCGCAGTGGCAGGGCGGATTCGGTGCCAACGTCACCATCACCAACCTCGGCGATCCACTGAACGGCTGGACCCTGCGCTGGTCGTACTCGGCCGGGCAGCAGGTGACCCAGGCCTGGAACTCAACCGTGTCGCAGAGCGGCAGCCAGGTCACGGCCACCAATGTCGGCTACAACGGCAACGTCGGCACGAACGGCACCGCCTCGTTCGGGTTCAACGGCACCTGGACCTCCAGCAACCCGGCGCCCACCAGCTTCAGCGTGAACGACGTGACCTGTACCGGCGGTACCGCGCCCACCACGCCGGGCCCGAATCCGACCACGCCCCGGCCGACCACACCCGGCCCCACCACTCCCCCGCCGACCGGCCCGACGGTCCCGCCGCAGACCGGCCTCGTCGGCTGGGCCACCCAGAACGGCGGCACCTCCGGTGGCGGTAGCGCGGCCTCGACGACCGTGACCAGCGCCTCGGCGCTGACCACCGCGGTCGGCTCCAGCAGCGCGGCGGTGATCCGGGTCTCCGGCACCATCTCCTGCTCCGGCATGCTCCGGGTCCGGTCCAACAAGACCATCCTCGGCGTCGGCTCGAACGCCACCATCTCCGGCTGCGGTCTCAACATCAACGGCGACCGCAACGTCATCATCCGCAACATCAACTTCCGGGGCTGGGACGACGACGCGATCAACGTCCAGGAGTCGGCGACCAACATCTGGATCGACCACAACAGCTTCACCGACGGCTACGACGGCGCGGTGGACGTCAAGCGGGCCTCCGACTTCGTGACCATCTCCTGGAACCGGGTGTACGGCCACGACAAGTCGATGCTGCTCGGGCACAGCGACGACAACGCCAGCCAGGACAACGGCCACCTGCGGGTCAGCTACCACCACAACTGGTTCGACGGGTCGGGCCAGCGGCACCCCCGGGTCCGGTTCGGCAACCCGGTGCACGTCTACAACAACTACTACAACAACGTCAGCGGCTACGGCGTCGCCTCGACCGAGAACGCCGGTGTGCTCGTCGAGGGCAACTACTTCGAGAACACCGACGACCCGTACCACCTCGGTGAGGGCGACTCGGGGCCGGGCAGCCTGGTGGCCCGGAACAACCACTTCGTGAACTCCGGCAGTGGGCAGACCGGCGGCAGCGTCGCCGGTATTCCGTACTCGTACCAGCTCGACACCGCCAGCAACGTGAAGTCCATCGTGACCGGCGGCGCCGGCACCGGCCGCATCGGCCTCTAG
- the dapF gene encoding diaminopimelate epimerase: MQFSKGHGTGNDFVLLPDPDGQLDLTPSIVAALCDRRRGIGADGVLRVVRAAKHPEAVAYAGAAEWFMDYWNADGSLAEMCGNGTRVFTRYLISTGLAAPVGGTLPIVTRSGVVRAEVGSAEIGVDLGAPRIGGGGVATLGGLTLAGTAVDCGNPHLVCVLPASIDLAGLDLARSPGFDSALFPDGVNVEFVSSAPPVAGADLHVLMRVYERGSAETLSCGSGACAVAAVALRDAGRTAGVVAVDVPGGRLTLTLDEQSCWLAGPAVLVAHGEIDLAALTA; encoded by the coding sequence GTGCAGTTCAGCAAAGGCCACGGCACCGGCAACGACTTCGTGCTCCTGCCCGACCCCGACGGTCAACTCGACCTGACCCCGTCGATCGTCGCCGCGCTCTGCGACCGACGGCGCGGGATCGGCGCCGACGGCGTACTGCGGGTGGTCCGGGCGGCGAAGCATCCCGAGGCGGTCGCGTACGCCGGTGCGGCCGAGTGGTTCATGGACTACTGGAACGCGGACGGCTCGCTCGCCGAGATGTGTGGCAACGGCACCCGGGTCTTCACCCGGTATCTCATCTCCACCGGGCTGGCGGCTCCGGTCGGCGGCACCCTGCCGATCGTCACCCGGTCCGGAGTGGTCCGGGCCGAGGTGGGGAGCGCGGAGATCGGCGTCGACCTGGGGGCGCCCCGGATCGGGGGCGGCGGCGTGGCGACGCTCGGCGGGCTCACCCTGGCCGGTACGGCGGTGGACTGCGGCAACCCGCACCTGGTCTGCGTACTGCCGGCCAGCATCGACCTGGCGGGCCTGGACCTCGCCCGGTCACCGGGGTTCGATTCGGCGCTCTTCCCCGACGGCGTCAACGTCGAGTTCGTGTCCTCCGCGCCACCGGTGGCCGGCGCCGACCTGCATGTGCTGATGCGGGTCTACGAACGTGGTTCGGCGGAGACGCTGTCCTGCGGCTCCGGGGCCTGTGCGGTGGCGGCGGTGGCGCTGCGCGACGCCGGCCGGACCGCCGGGGTGGTGGCTGTCGACGTTCCCGGCGGCCGGCTGACGCTGACGCTGGACGAGCAGAGTTGCTGGCTCGCCGGCCCCGCCGTCCTGGTCGCGCACGGCGAGATCGACCTGGCGGCACTGACCGCCTGA